Within the Desulfatibacillum aliphaticivorans DSM 15576 genome, the region ATTTTCGCTTCGCAGTCCATGCAGCGCTGCTCGGCGAAGGTGCCGTGAAACTCGATCACATCCTTGCTTCCGGCGGCCTGATGCAGACCGTCCACGTTCTGGGTGATGATGGCGGCCAGGTTGCCGGTTTCCTCCAGCCTGGCCAGGCCTTTATGCAGGTTGTTAGGCTGGGCCTTGTCAATGACTCCTTTCATTTCAGCCACCAGGATTCGCCAAACCCGCTCCGGATTGGCTAAAAAGGAGTCTATGTGGGCGATTTCCATGGGGTCGAACTTCTCCCATAATCCGCCCTTGCCCCTGAACGGGGGAATGCCGCTTTCCACGGACACGCCCGCTCCGGTGAGGGCGACCACAAGCCGGGCGTTCTTGATGTCTTCAGCCGCCCTTTTGATCAATTCTTTCATGTCTTACCTTTTGTACCCGATGGCTTGCAAAAGGCTTTTGCGAGCCTCTTTGTTTTCATCATTTTCCACGCCTTTGGGCGAAAACCCGTCGATCACACCCAAAATGCCGGCGCCCTGCTCGCTCACCGCGGTGATGACCTCCACCGGGTTGGCCGTGGCGCAATAGATGCTGCACACTTCCTGGCAGCGCTTCACTGCGTTCAGGACATTGATGGGATAAGCGTCTTTCATAATCAGATAAAAGGTATGGCCCGCGCCCACGGCCAGGGCGTTCTTGACGGCGGCGTCGATAAGTTCAGGATCGTTGCCGTCGGTGCGCACCAGGCATTCCATGGAGGCTTCGCAAAAAGCCAGGCCGAATTTCACGCCGGGCACGGAGCCCACCATGACTTCGTAAAGGTCTTCCACGGTTTTGATAAAATGGGATTGGCCCACAATAATGTTGGCTTCCTCCGGGATTTCCAGGCGAACGGATTTCAGTTCCATAAGGAATCTCCTTGCGGTTATAGTTACGCTTTCAATGTTCTTTCAGAAGGTATTATAGCTCGAAAACCCGGTCGCAGGCAACTGCGGAGCATTGGATGTCCGCGCCCTGTTCGGCCAGGATGTTTTGAGAGTCTTCCACGATTCTATCCATGTCGTCGTCGAACCGGTCCTGGTTCAGGTGAAACAGGCCAAGCTCCTTGACGCCCGCCTGCACCGCAAGCTCCACGACTCGGGGATACACGGAATGGCCCCAGCCGCGCGTGGTCTCGTATTCCTTGGGGGTGAACTCGGCGTCGTGGATCAACAGGTCGGCGCCTTGGCAGAACGCCAAGTAGTCTTCAAAATACTTGGCGTTGTTATGGGGAAAATCCAGTTCGTTGTCCGTCAGAAAAACAAAGGTTTTTCCGTCTTCCTCGAACTTGTAGCCCGAGCCGCCGTTCGGATGGGTAAGAGGAATGGGAGTGACTGTGATGGAGTCAATCTCAAAAGAGGTCGGGCATACGGGTTCGTATTCCACTTCCGCCTGTATGGCGTTGGGCCTGATGGGAAAATTGGGCGGCGCCATGACGCGCGATATGAGCTTTTCCACATATTGCCTGGCGAAGGGGCAGCCCTGCATGCGGATTTTGGCCGATTTTACGTAAAGAGGCTTAAAAAAAGGAAAGCCCATCAGGTGATCCCAATGGGCGTGCGTGAAAATAAAATCGTATTCAAAGCGTTGTTCTTCCATGAGCTGGTTGCCAAGGCGGCGAATGCCTGTCCCGGCGTCGATGACGATCACATGGCCGTTCTTGCTGCGGATCTCCATGCACGTTGTGTCGCCGCCGTACTTCAGGTAATTTCTACCCGAAACCGGGATGGACCCTCTTGAACCCCAGCACTTGATGAACATGGCTCATCCCTCCCATGGAAAACGCCGTAAACGGCAGGGCGCGAGAAACCTTCATCCAGCCGGTCCCTTGCCCATGATGGTGAACCAGGTGCTTTCCTGTTCCCATTCCTGTTGGACAACCGCTCCCAATGCCTTGATTGCATCCTTTATATCGCGAATTTCGGAACGCAGCAACCCGGACAGCACAAAATGCTTGCCGCGTAAGAACAATGGATCTGACGCCATCTCTTTCATGACCGCAAAATGGATGTTGGCGACCACAAGATCGGCCGGCTCCTGCACGTAATCCAAAGCGCTGCCGCGCACGGTCCGGATTTTCTCTTCCATGTGGTTCAATTCCACATTGCGGGCCGTGGTTTTAGCAGCCAGAGGATTCAAGTCCACGGCAAGGACGCTTTCGGCGCCCAAGGCCGTTGCGGCCAAAGCCAAAAGCCCGGTGCCCGTTCCCAAATCCAAAACCCGCCTGGGTTTTTCGTCCCGGTACAAAATTTCCAGAGCCAGCATGCAATCCCTGGTTGTGGGATGCGTGCCCGTCCCAAAAACCACGCCGGGATCCATCCACAGCCTGGTTTTGCCCGGAGGCGTCTCATGATCGGACCAGGGCGCGCAAACGGAAAACCCGCCGATATCCAGAATCTGATCGTGGTCCTGCTGCCACTGGGTGTAAGGCATTATATAATTGTCCAGCAGCAGCAGGCCGGGATTGGTGCGAACCAGGTCGAAAACCGTCTTATGGGCTGACCGGGAGAAAAACAGGAAGCTGTACTCGTCTTCCTCCCAGTTTCCTATAAAATCATCCCCCAAACCGAGTTCCAGTTCAGGTTCCAGGCAGCCCTGAATATAGTATATAAAAAGGTCTTTATAAGGACATTCCAACGTGCAAAGCCCTTATGGTTCGATTATTTTGTCGAAAATTGCAAAAACCGCCTTCTGGGACGCGGATTCCTCGGGCAATTCGATGGTCGGCTGCCCATTGAGGTCAAAGTCGTAAACCAAGTCGTCTTCCGGCACGGTTCCGGCCAATTCCAGGCCTTCATCCTCGATAACCTTCAACAAGGCTTCGGAGGGCTCGCCTTTGGCCTGGTTGAGGATCAAATAGCTTTTGCCCATGCCGATGCTCAGATCCTGGGCCAGTTTATTGATCCTGCCGGCTGCCTGGAGTCCGCGCCTGGACGGATCGGACACGATGAGCAGGATGTCCACGTCCTTGGTGGTCAGACGGCTGATGTGCTCCATGCCGGCTTCGTTGTCGATAACCAGGTATTTATAATTTTCCGCCAGACGCTCCAAAAAGCGCGTCAGCAAGGAGTTGGCCGCGCAATAGCAGCCAGATCCTTCCGGCTGGCCCATGACGATGAGGTCGTAGTCTTCGGACTCGCAAATGGCCTCTTCCATCTTCATTTCAATAAAAAGGTCCTTGGTCATGCCCGAAGGCACTTCGCCTTTTTTCATTTTCTCACGGGCGCCGCCCAGGGTTTCCTCAACCTCCAGGCCAAGCACTTCGTTGAAATTGGCGTTGGAATCTGCGTCCACGGCCAGGATAGGCTTCTTGCCTTTGCTTACCATGTATTTCACCAGCATTCCCGCGATGGTCGTTTTGCCAACGCCGCCTTTGCCGGCAAGGGCTATGGAATATTGCATATTACTGTCTGCTTCCTTTCCCGAAAATATTATCGAATAAAAAATCCGGCGATTCTTGGCCGGTTTAAATAAAAAAGCCAATACTACGCATGGTTATAAGAAAATAGGCCACGGGGCCTGATCCGTCAAGGAACTTTATATATATGCAACATTTCCTTGACAAGCATTGTTAGGATTTCTACACTGACCCAGACTCATTAGGGGTGTTCCTTGACTGAGAGCCCTTCGGGCAACCCTTAAGACCTGACCAGGGTAATTCCTGCGTAGGGAAATGAGCCGGAGCTTATTTGTTCAATAGCCCTGCCGTTTCCTATTTTTGGGAAACGGCTTTTTTATTTTTTGGAGGTAATACCATGACACAACTTATCTGGGCCCGCGAAGGCCGCATTACGGAGGCCATGCGCCAGGTGGCTGAGGCGGAAGGATACACTCCCGAGGAAATCCGGGATAAAATCGCCGCCGGAGTCGCCATTATTCCCATCAATAAAGGAAGGAGCTTTC harbors:
- a CDS encoding SIR2 family NAD-dependent protein deacylase produces the protein MKELIKRAAEDIKNARLVVALTGAGVSVESGIPPFRGKGGLWEKFDPMEIAHIDSFLANPERVWRILVAEMKGVIDKAQPNNLHKGLARLEETGNLAAIITQNVDGLHQAAGSKDVIEFHGTFAEQRCMDCEAKIPTSEVSLEVIPPRCSCGGMLRPDCVFFGEMIPSEALWRSKELAEQCDVMMVVGTSAIVEPAASMARIAKLGGATVIEMNMERTMLTGRVADYSLFGGAGKLMTGILEEMGI
- a CDS encoding adenosine-specific kinase, producing MELKSVRLEIPEEANIIVGQSHFIKTVEDLYEVMVGSVPGVKFGLAFCEASMECLVRTDGNDPELIDAAVKNALAVGAGHTFYLIMKDAYPINVLNAVKRCQEVCSIYCATANPVEVITAVSEQGAGILGVIDGFSPKGVENDENKEARKSLLQAIGYKR
- a CDS encoding MBL fold metallo-hydrolase, with amino-acid sequence MFIKCWGSRGSIPVSGRNYLKYGGDTTCMEIRSKNGHVIVIDAGTGIRRLGNQLMEEQRFEYDFIFTHAHWDHLMGFPFFKPLYVKSAKIRMQGCPFARQYVEKLISRVMAPPNFPIRPNAIQAEVEYEPVCPTSFEIDSITVTPIPLTHPNGGSGYKFEEDGKTFVFLTDNELDFPHNNAKYFEDYLAFCQGADLLIHDAEFTPKEYETTRGWGHSVYPRVVELAVQAGVKELGLFHLNQDRFDDDMDRIVEDSQNILAEQGADIQCSAVACDRVFEL
- a CDS encoding 50S ribosomal protein L11 methyltransferase, which codes for MGDDFIGNWEEDEYSFLFFSRSAHKTVFDLVRTNPGLLLLDNYIMPYTQWQQDHDQILDIGGFSVCAPWSDHETPPGKTRLWMDPGVVFGTGTHPTTRDCMLALEILYRDEKPRRVLDLGTGTGLLALAATALGAESVLAVDLNPLAAKTTARNVELNHMEEKIRTVRGSALDYVQEPADLVVANIHFAVMKEMASDPLFLRGKHFVLSGLLRSEIRDIKDAIKALGAVVQQEWEQESTWFTIMGKGPAG
- a CDS encoding AAA family ATPase, translating into MQYSIALAGKGGVGKTTIAGMLVKYMVSKGKKPILAVDADSNANFNEVLGLEVEETLGGAREKMKKGEVPSGMTKDLFIEMKMEEAICESEDYDLIVMGQPEGSGCYCAANSLLTRFLERLAENYKYLVIDNEAGMEHISRLTTKDVDILLIVSDPSRRGLQAAGRINKLAQDLSIGMGKSYLILNQAKGEPSEALLKVIEDEGLELAGTVPEDDLVYDFDLNGQPTIELPEESASQKAVFAIFDKIIEP